The following are encoded in a window of Cupriavidus oxalaticus genomic DNA:
- a CDS encoding VOC family protein, translating to MSRPANTPWLTPYLTVANGRAALDFYSRAFGFAAGNVVDENGVPTHAEMHYQGDLVVMFAPEGAWGSTARTPRSLGVECPQTFYVYCDDVDAMHQRAVDAGAVSLMAPADQFWGDRYCMVEDPDGYRWGFGKPLDPNGSKAS from the coding sequence ATGAGCAGACCGGCCAACACCCCCTGGCTCACCCCCTACCTGACCGTCGCCAACGGGCGCGCCGCGCTGGATTTCTACAGCCGTGCCTTCGGCTTTGCCGCCGGCAACGTGGTCGATGAAAACGGCGTGCCGACCCACGCCGAAATGCACTACCAGGGCGATCTGGTGGTGATGTTCGCACCCGAGGGCGCGTGGGGCAGCACCGCCCGCACGCCCCGCTCGCTGGGCGTGGAATGCCCGCAAACCTTCTATGTCTACTGCGACGATGTCGACGCCATGCACCAGCGCGCGGTCGACGCCGGCGCCGTCAGCCTGATGGCCCCCGCCGACCAGTTCTGGGGCGACCGCTACTGCATGGTCGAGGATCCGGACGGCTACCGCTGGGGCTTCGGCAAGCCGCTGGATCCGAACGGGAGCAAGGCAAGCTGA
- a CDS encoding 16S rRNA (uracil(1498)-N(3))-methyltransferase codes for MAPRFFVGGTDTILAAEAEFPLPEPVVRHAQVLRLAPGDAITLFDGRGGSHAATLLELGKRHAVARIGAHDAAEAEPPFRVTLAQGLAGGDKMDWLIEKAVELGVAAIQPLQANRSVVRLTGDRAQKRQAHWQALVQAACEQCGRNRLPAVAPVANFETWLAQSGGSGAGARLLVSPRAEQSLPAYVAERRDALLADGVTLLIGPEGGLSPEEERTARQAGFTGVSLGPRILRTETAGLACLSTLNALLGGF; via the coding sequence ATGGCCCCGCGTTTCTTTGTCGGCGGCACGGACACGATCCTGGCCGCCGAAGCCGAATTTCCCCTGCCCGAACCGGTGGTACGCCACGCCCAGGTGCTGCGCCTGGCGCCCGGCGACGCCATCACGCTGTTCGACGGCCGCGGCGGCAGCCACGCCGCCACCCTGCTTGAACTGGGCAAGCGCCATGCCGTGGCGCGCATCGGCGCGCACGACGCGGCCGAAGCCGAGCCGCCCTTCCGGGTCACGCTGGCGCAAGGGCTGGCCGGCGGCGACAAGATGGACTGGCTGATCGAGAAAGCGGTCGAACTCGGTGTCGCCGCGATCCAGCCGCTGCAGGCCAACCGCTCGGTGGTGCGCCTCACCGGTGACCGCGCGCAAAAGCGCCAGGCGCACTGGCAGGCGCTGGTGCAAGCCGCCTGCGAACAATGCGGCCGCAATCGCTTGCCGGCAGTCGCCCCGGTGGCTAACTTTGAAACGTGGCTGGCGCAGTCCGGCGGCAGCGGCGCCGGGGCACGGCTGCTGGTGTCGCCGCGGGCGGAGCAGTCGCTGCCGGCCTACGTGGCCGAGCGCCGCGACGCCTTGCTTGCCGATGGCGTCACGCTGCTGATCGGCCCCGAAGGCGGACTGTCGCCGGAGGAAGAGCGCACGGCACGGCAGGCCGGCTTCACCGGCGTGTCGCTCGGCCCGCGCATCCTGCGCACCGAGACGGCCGGGCTGGCCTGCCTTTCCACGCTCAACGCCTTGCTTGGCGGATTCTGA
- a CDS encoding YidB family protein — protein MGLLDSVLGGVLGQLGNARGEEGSAGGLNPKLMMALGLLAMLAMRNRSQESGSAAPVDDGLGGLGSLGGLLGGMLGGNASAPGATGGLDLGSLLGGLLGGQGGAPANSQALGAAAGGIGVLHQILAQAGLGEQVDSWIGTGANQPVTPSALSDALGGTGALDSLAQSTGMSQEDVAAQLSEGLPELIDRLTPHGHVPAQE, from the coding sequence ATGGGACTACTCGATAGCGTGCTGGGCGGCGTGCTCGGACAACTGGGCAATGCCCGCGGCGAAGAAGGCAGCGCCGGTGGGCTCAATCCGAAGCTGATGATGGCGCTCGGCCTGCTGGCAATGCTGGCCATGCGCAACCGCAGCCAGGAAAGCGGCTCCGCAGCGCCGGTCGACGACGGACTGGGCGGACTGGGTAGCCTCGGCGGACTGCTGGGTGGCATGCTCGGCGGCAATGCCAGCGCGCCCGGCGCCACGGGCGGGCTCGACCTGGGCTCCCTGCTCGGTGGACTGCTGGGTGGCCAGGGCGGCGCCCCGGCCAACAGCCAGGCGCTGGGGGCCGCCGCCGGCGGCATCGGCGTGCTGCACCAGATCCTGGCGCAGGCCGGGCTGGGCGAGCAGGTGGATTCGTGGATCGGCACCGGCGCCAACCAGCCGGTCACGCCGTCGGCGCTGAGCGATGCGCTGGGCGGGACCGGGGCGCTGGACTCGCTGGCGCAGTCCACCGGGATGTCGCAGGAAGACGTGGCAGCGCAACTGAGCGAGGGACTGCCCGAGCTGATCGACCGGCTGACGCCGCACGGGCATGTCCCCGCGCAGGAGTGA
- a CDS encoding barstar family protein, producing MMTDIFGLGDALAAREERGAGDGWQRAQQQAQNLYDNVLTMPQRQELTHKLPPANAPVAMPAGAGWADGTSEGAMNLFKTVRPNIVQSIRAFRVPELAQAAADLGQHFLYANCAHCASKAEVLETIATSFIFPKHFGKNFDALADCLTDLIYKAGPQPGFVIVLEGLPIAQKFDKEGREVLLDVFRDAAEFWGERKVQFRVFYSFA from the coding sequence ATGATGACTGACATTTTCGGATTGGGCGACGCCCTTGCCGCCCGCGAAGAGCGCGGCGCCGGAGATGGCTGGCAGCGGGCCCAGCAGCAGGCCCAGAACCTCTATGACAACGTGCTGACGATGCCGCAGCGCCAAGAGCTCACGCACAAACTCCCGCCCGCGAACGCGCCTGTGGCCATGCCGGCCGGTGCAGGCTGGGCTGACGGCACCAGCGAGGGGGCCATGAACCTGTTCAAGACGGTGCGCCCGAACATCGTCCAGTCGATCCGTGCCTTCCGCGTGCCCGAACTGGCCCAGGCGGCCGCGGATCTCGGCCAGCATTTCCTGTATGCCAACTGCGCGCATTGCGCCAGCAAGGCCGAGGTTCTGGAAACGATCGCAACGTCGTTTATCTTCCCCAAGCATTTCGGCAAGAACTTCGATGCACTGGCGGACTGCCTGACCGACCTGATCTACAAGGCCGGCCCGCAGCCGGGTTTCGTGATCGTGCTGGAAGGCCTGCCGATTGCGCAGAAGTTCGACAAGGAAGGGCGCGAGGTGCTGCTCGACGTGTTCCGCGACGCCGCCGAGTTCTGGGGCGAGCGCAAGGTGCAGTTCCGGGTGTTCTACTCGTTCGCCTGA
- a CDS encoding ribonuclease domain-containing protein: MLARSMTGAALVLALAQPALARQAQTEGMGTIAAQQLPNEARQTLARIEAGGPFQYDKDGTRFGNYERLLPQKERGYYREYTVKSARSRNRGPRRIVCGGEQRAANDCYYTEDHYNSFKRILK, from the coding sequence ATGCTGGCCCGGTCGATGACGGGCGCGGCGCTGGTGCTGGCCCTGGCGCAGCCCGCGCTGGCGCGCCAGGCGCAGACCGAAGGCATGGGAACCATTGCAGCGCAGCAGTTGCCCAACGAAGCACGGCAGACCCTGGCGCGCATCGAAGCCGGCGGCCCGTTCCAGTATGACAAGGACGGAACCCGGTTCGGCAACTACGAACGCCTCCTGCCGCAAAAAGAACGCGGGTACTACCGCGAATACACGGTAAAGAGCGCCAGAAGCCGGAACCGGGGACCCAGGCGGATCGTATGCGGCGGGGAACAGCGCGCTGCCAACGATTGTTACTACACGGAAGACCACTACAACAGCTTCAAACGGATACTCAAATGA
- a CDS encoding NADP-dependent malic enzyme — MTSPQQSPSQDDLKQQQREALRKAALEYHEFPTPGKISVTPTKPLSNQRDLALAYSPGVAAACEEIVVDQANSFRYTARGNLVAVITNGTAVLGLGDIGAAASKPVMEGKGGLFKKFAGIDVFDIEIDEKDPEKLVQIIAALEPTFGGINLEDIKAPECFYVERKLREKMKIPVFHDDQHGTAIVVAAAVINGLKVVGKDISKVKLVASGAGAAALACLDLLVDIGLPIENIWVTDLAGVVYEGRTELMDPEKARFSQKTDKRKLGEVIDGADIFLGLSAAGVLKQDMVQRMADKPLVLALANPNPEIAPELVKEVRPDAVMATGRTDYPNQVNNVLCFPFIFRGALDCGATTITREMEIAAANALAELARQEQSDIVASAYGIQDLSFGPEYLIPKPFDPRLIVKVAPAVAEAAMKSGVAARPIEDMDAYRLQLQQFVYHSGTLMKPIYAAARKVEMEKKRIVFAEGEEERVLRAVQVIVDEKLANPILIGRPAVLQHRIERFGLRLRAGVDFTVVNPEHDERFRAYSDAYYRMMARQGITPQYAKLEMRRRTTLIGAMLVHKGEADGMICGTVSTTAAHLRYIDQVLGGTSKVYAAMNGLVLPGRQIFLVDTHVNVDPTAEELAEITLMAAEELKRFGIEPKVGLLSHSNFGTSEAPSARKMRDTLAILRERAPELEVDGEMHGDSALDQKLRDQLVPDSTLQGEANLLVCPNIDAANISYNLLKVAAGNNVAIGPILLGVKAPVHILTPSATVRRIVNMTSLVVVDAAAKR, encoded by the coding sequence ATGACCAGCCCTCAGCAGTCCCCGTCCCAAGACGATCTGAAACAGCAGCAGCGTGAGGCGCTGCGCAAAGCGGCGCTCGAGTACCACGAGTTTCCGACCCCCGGCAAGATTTCCGTCACCCCGACCAAGCCGCTGTCGAACCAGCGCGACCTGGCGCTGGCCTATTCGCCGGGCGTGGCCGCGGCCTGCGAAGAGATCGTGGTCGACCAGGCCAATTCCTTCCGCTACACCGCGCGCGGCAACCTCGTCGCGGTGATCACCAACGGCACCGCCGTGCTCGGCCTGGGCGACATCGGCGCCGCGGCCTCCAAGCCCGTGATGGAAGGCAAGGGTGGCCTGTTCAAGAAGTTTGCCGGTATCGACGTGTTCGATATCGAAATCGACGAAAAGGACCCGGAAAAGCTGGTCCAGATCATCGCCGCGCTGGAGCCGACCTTCGGTGGCATCAACCTGGAAGACATCAAGGCACCGGAGTGCTTCTACGTCGAGCGCAAGCTGCGCGAGAAGATGAAGATTCCTGTCTTCCACGACGACCAGCACGGCACCGCCATCGTGGTGGCCGCGGCCGTCATCAACGGCCTGAAGGTGGTCGGCAAGGACATCAGCAAGGTCAAGCTGGTCGCCTCGGGCGCCGGCGCCGCCGCGCTGGCCTGCCTGGACCTGCTGGTCGACATCGGCCTGCCCATCGAGAACATCTGGGTGACCGACCTGGCCGGCGTGGTCTATGAAGGCCGTACCGAGCTGATGGACCCTGAAAAGGCCCGTTTCTCGCAGAAGACCGACAAGCGCAAGCTGGGCGAGGTCATCGACGGCGCCGACATCTTCCTGGGCCTGTCCGCCGCGGGCGTGCTCAAGCAGGACATGGTCCAGCGCATGGCCGACAAGCCGCTGGTGCTGGCACTGGCCAACCCGAACCCGGAAATCGCGCCCGAGCTGGTCAAGGAAGTGCGGCCGGACGCGGTGATGGCCACCGGCCGTACCGACTACCCGAACCAGGTCAACAACGTCCTGTGCTTCCCGTTCATCTTCCGCGGTGCGCTGGATTGCGGCGCCACCACCATCACGCGCGAGATGGAGATCGCCGCCGCCAACGCGCTGGCCGAGCTGGCGCGCCAGGAGCAGAGCGACATCGTTGCCAGCGCCTATGGCATCCAGGACCTGTCGTTCGGCCCGGAATACCTGATCCCGAAGCCGTTCGATCCGCGCCTGATCGTCAAGGTGGCGCCGGCCGTGGCCGAAGCCGCGATGAAGTCGGGCGTGGCCGCCCGTCCGATCGAGGACATGGACGCCTACCGCCTGCAGCTGCAGCAGTTCGTGTACCACTCGGGCACGCTGATGAAGCCGATCTACGCCGCCGCGCGCAAGGTCGAGATGGAGAAGAAGCGCATCGTCTTTGCCGAGGGCGAAGAAGAGCGCGTGCTGCGTGCCGTACAGGTGATCGTCGATGAGAAGCTGGCCAACCCGATCCTGATCGGCCGGCCGGCGGTGCTGCAGCACCGCATCGAGCGCTTCGGCCTGCGCCTGCGCGCCGGCGTCGACTTCACCGTGGTCAATCCCGAACACGACGAGCGTTTCCGTGCCTACTCCGACGCGTACTACCGCATGATGGCGCGCCAGGGCATCACGCCCCAGTACGCCAAGCTGGAGATGCGCCGCCGCACCACGCTGATCGGCGCCATGCTGGTCCACAAGGGCGAGGCCGACGGCATGATCTGCGGCACCGTCAGCACCACGGCGGCGCACCTGCGCTATATCGACCAGGTGCTGGGCGGGACCAGCAAGGTCTACGCGGCCATGAACGGCCTGGTGTTGCCGGGCCGCCAGATCTTCCTGGTGGACACGCACGTCAACGTCGACCCGACCGCAGAGGAACTGGCCGAGATCACGCTGATGGCGGCCGAAGAACTCAAGCGCTTTGGCATCGAGCCCAAGGTCGGCCTGCTGTCGCATTCGAACTTCGGCACGTCCGAGGCGCCTTCGGCGCGCAAGATGCGCGATACGCTCGCCATCCTGCGCGAGCGCGCGCCTGAACTCGAAGTCGACGGTGAAATGCACGGCGACAGCGCGCTCGACCAGAAGCTGCGCGACCAGCTGGTGCCGGACAGCACGCTGCAGGGCGAAGCCAACCTGCTGGTGTGCCCGAACATCGACGCCGCCAATATCTCGTACAACCTGCTCAAGGTTGCAGCGGGCAATAACGTCGCGATCGGCCCGATCCTGCTGGGCGTGAAGGCGCCGGTGCACATCCTGACGCCGTCCGCGACGGTGCGCCGCATCGTCAACATGACTTCGCTGGTGGTGGTGGACGCTGCTGCCAAGCGTTAA
- the thiL gene encoding thiamine-phosphate kinase, giving the protein MSDAQPAQLSEFDLIRRYFTRPVHKAALGVGDDCALIEGRPGHHLAISTDMLVSGRHFFADVAPRALGHKALAVNLSDLAAMGAEPRAFTLALALPEADPAWLAELAEGMLALADAHGCELVGGDTTRGPLTLSLTVFGDVPHRAALRRDAARPGDDIWISGTLGDARLALGDCRGEWLLPEPAFTQVRPRMDTPAPRVALGMALRGVAHAALDISDGLIGDLGHILARSQVGALIDVDALPRSAVLASQPEAIQRECTLAGGDDYELCFTAPAGNRDALAAISERLALPLTRVGTITPEPGLRLVDHAGNPTRYTGASFDHFAAS; this is encoded by the coding sequence ATGTCCGACGCCCAGCCCGCCCAGCTTTCCGAGTTCGACCTGATCCGCCGCTACTTCACTCGACCGGTGCACAAAGCCGCACTCGGCGTGGGCGACGACTGCGCGCTGATCGAAGGCCGCCCGGGCCACCACCTCGCCATCAGCACCGACATGCTGGTCAGCGGCCGCCATTTCTTTGCGGACGTGGCCCCGCGTGCGCTTGGCCACAAGGCACTGGCGGTCAACCTGTCCGACCTCGCCGCGATGGGTGCCGAGCCGCGCGCCTTCACGCTGGCGCTGGCGCTGCCCGAGGCTGACCCGGCATGGCTGGCCGAACTGGCTGAGGGCATGCTGGCCCTGGCCGACGCCCACGGCTGCGAGCTGGTCGGCGGCGACACCACGCGCGGCCCGCTGACGCTGTCGCTCACCGTCTTCGGCGACGTGCCGCACCGCGCCGCGCTGCGCCGCGACGCGGCACGCCCGGGCGACGATATCTGGATCTCCGGCACGCTTGGCGACGCACGCCTGGCGCTGGGGGACTGCCGTGGCGAATGGCTGCTGCCCGAGCCCGCCTTCACCCAGGTACGCCCGCGCATGGACACGCCGGCCCCGCGCGTGGCGCTGGGCATGGCGCTTCGCGGCGTGGCGCATGCCGCACTCGACATCTCCGACGGCCTGATCGGCGACCTCGGCCATATCCTGGCACGCTCGCAGGTGGGCGCACTGATCGATGTCGACGCCCTGCCGCGCTCGGCGGTGCTGGCCAGCCAGCCGGAAGCGATCCAGCGCGAATGCACGCTGGCCGGGGGCGATGACTACGAGCTGTGCTTCACCGCCCCCGCAGGCAACCGCGACGCGCTCGCCGCGATCAGCGAACGGCTGGCGCTGCCGCTCACACGTGTCGGCACGATCACTCCTGAGCCGGGCCTGCGCCTGGTCGACCATGCCGGCAACCCGACCCGCTACACCGGCGCCAGCTTCGACCACTTCGCCGCCTCCTGA
- a CDS encoding phosphatidylglycerophosphatase A family protein: MSTIPSGAAPRDPAMTLEAGQTVKVTRPTARFMLAHPAHLIAFGFGSGLSPVGPGTVGTLYAWLSFVVVSLWIEPTTWLWVIGGGFLLGLWACAKTARDMGVHDHGSMVWDEIIAFWLVLAFVTPTGFWGQFAAFLWFRLFDIAKPAPIGYYDRTLKGPGLRGGFGVMFDDIFAAFYTLLVFALWRSF; this comes from the coding sequence ATGTCCACCATCCCCTCCGGGGCCGCGCCCCGCGACCCCGCCATGACCCTGGAAGCCGGCCAGACCGTCAAGGTCACGCGCCCGACGGCGCGCTTCATGCTGGCCCATCCGGCCCACCTGATCGCCTTCGGCTTCGGCTCGGGCCTGTCGCCGGTCGGCCCCGGCACGGTCGGCACGCTCTACGCGTGGCTGTCGTTCGTGGTGGTGTCGCTGTGGATCGAGCCGACCACCTGGCTATGGGTGATAGGCGGCGGCTTCCTGCTGGGCCTCTGGGCCTGCGCCAAAACCGCCCGCGACATGGGCGTGCATGACCACGGCAGCATGGTCTGGGACGAGATCATCGCGTTCTGGCTGGTGCTGGCCTTTGTCACGCCGACCGGGTTCTGGGGGCAGTTCGCCGCCTTCCTGTGGTTCCGGCTGTTCGATATCGCCAAGCCCGCGCCGATCGGCTACTACGACCGCACGCTCAAGGGCCCCGGCCTGCGCGGCGGCTTCGGCGTGATGTTCGACGACATCTTCGCGGCCTTCTACACGCTGCTGGTATTCGCGCTGTGGCGCTCGTTCTGA
- a CDS encoding CinA family protein has translation MSVSRLLDQLAVQSGVALAEKSLMLATAESCTGGLVAAAITDVSGSSGWFERGFVTYSNEAKSTMLGVPAKLIRDHGAVSEEVARAMAEGALLNSRAQVSLSITGVAGPNGGTPEKPVGMVCFGWSNRITTIVETQRFPGDRAQIRRQAAEHAMRGLLELLRNEA, from the coding sequence ATGTCAGTCAGCCGCCTGCTCGACCAGCTTGCCGTCCAGTCCGGCGTCGCCCTTGCCGAAAAATCCCTGATGCTGGCCACCGCCGAGTCCTGTACCGGCGGACTGGTCGCCGCCGCCATCACGGATGTCTCAGGCTCGTCCGGCTGGTTCGAGCGCGGCTTTGTCACCTACTCCAACGAAGCCAAGTCCACCATGCTGGGCGTGCCGGCCAAGCTGATCCGTGACCACGGCGCGGTCAGCGAAGAGGTGGCTCGCGCGATGGCGGAAGGCGCGCTGCTGAACAGCCGCGCGCAGGTTTCGCTGTCGATCACCGGCGTGGCCGGTCCCAACGGCGGCACGCCGGAAAAGCCGGTGGGCATGGTGTGCTTCGGCTGGAGCAACCGCATCACGACCATCGTGGAAACCCAGCGCTTCCCGGGTGACCGGGCGCAAATCCGCCGGCAGGCGGCGGAGCACGCGATGCGGGGCTTGCTGGAGCTGCTGCGCAACGAGGCCTGA
- the pyrF gene encoding orotidine-5'-phosphate decarboxylase: MTFTEQLAAAWQRNDSLLCVGLDPDPQKLPLSLTGAGGAIFSFCREIVDATADLVCAFKPQIAYFHSQRAEDQLEQLIHYIHDAHPGIPVILDAKRGDIGSTAEHYALEAFERYQADAVTVSPYMGFDSMQPYLAYPDRGVIVLCRTSNPGGSDVQFLQVEGKPLYQLVAEAARERWNTTGQMGLVVGATFPNEIARVRQIVGDMPLLIPGIGAQGGDIEATVKAGRTADGTGMMINSSRAILYASREKDFAAAARNVALQTRETINRYRHG, encoded by the coding sequence ATGACATTCACCGAGCAGCTTGCTGCCGCCTGGCAGCGCAACGATTCCCTTCTCTGCGTCGGCCTCGATCCTGACCCGCAGAAGCTGCCGCTGTCGCTGACCGGCGCGGGCGGCGCCATCTTCTCGTTCTGTCGCGAGATCGTCGACGCCACCGCCGACCTGGTCTGCGCCTTCAAGCCGCAGATCGCGTATTTCCACTCGCAGCGCGCCGAAGACCAGCTCGAGCAGCTGATCCACTACATCCACGACGCCCACCCCGGCATCCCGGTGATCCTCGACGCCAAGCGCGGCGATATCGGCTCGACCGCCGAGCACTACGCGCTGGAAGCGTTCGAGCGCTACCAGGCCGATGCGGTCACGGTCAGCCCCTACATGGGCTTCGATTCGATGCAGCCGTACCTGGCCTACCCGGACCGCGGCGTGATCGTGCTGTGCCGCACCTCCAACCCGGGCGGCTCCGACGTGCAGTTCCTGCAGGTCGAGGGCAAGCCGCTGTACCAGCTGGTGGCCGAGGCCGCGCGCGAGCGCTGGAACACCACCGGCCAGATGGGCCTGGTGGTCGGCGCCACCTTCCCCAACGAGATCGCGCGCGTGCGCCAGATCGTCGGCGACATGCCGCTGCTGATTCCGGGCATCGGCGCGCAGGGCGGGGATATCGAGGCGACGGTCAAGGCCGGGCGCACCGCGGATGGCACCGGCATGATGATCAACTCGTCGCGGGCGATCCTGTACGCGAGCCGCGAGAAGGACTTCGCGGCGGCGGCGCGCAATGTCGCGCTGCAGACGCGGGAGACCATCAACCGCTACCGCCACGGCTGA
- a CDS encoding DMT family transporter, with protein sequence MSLDRRGIFLLVVLTLAWGINWPIMKVGVAHFPPMGFRLLCMAGGVLALGLALRLRGDSLAVPRREWGTVFRLALPNMVVWHLFAICAVKMLSSGRAAILGYTMPIWAVVWGLVFFRERIGGFAWVGIGCALAGTVLLLSGEISALTGSPAGTLLMLLAAAGWGFGTQLMKRTQTDVPIGAMTFWMLLATLPFLLAGTLLLEHGWRMPSAVEWGAIAYNAVVVFAFCHLVWFGLARSLPPVVSSLSIMFIPVVGVFSGMWLLGEQPHWQDYAAIVLMFMALSSVMLAPLLWRRLRGAVG encoded by the coding sequence ATGTCTCTCGATCGCCGCGGTATTTTCCTGCTCGTCGTCCTCACCCTTGCCTGGGGCATCAACTGGCCCATCATGAAGGTCGGCGTGGCGCACTTCCCCCCGATGGGTTTCCGCCTGCTGTGCATGGCCGGCGGCGTGCTTGCGCTGGGCCTGGCGCTGCGCCTGCGCGGCGATTCGCTGGCGGTGCCGCGGCGCGAATGGGGCACGGTGTTCCGCCTCGCCCTGCCCAACATGGTGGTGTGGCACCTGTTCGCAATCTGCGCGGTCAAGATGCTGTCGTCGGGGCGTGCCGCCATCCTTGGCTACACCATGCCGATCTGGGCCGTGGTGTGGGGCCTGGTCTTCTTCCGCGAACGCATCGGCGGCTTTGCCTGGGTCGGCATCGGCTGCGCGCTGGCGGGCACCGTGCTGCTGCTGTCGGGCGAGATCAGCGCGCTGACCGGCAGCCCCGCCGGCACGCTGCTGATGCTGCTGGCCGCCGCCGGCTGGGGCTTCGGCACCCAGCTGATGAAGCGCACCCAGACCGACGTGCCGATCGGCGCCATGACCTTCTGGATGCTGCTGGCAACCCTGCCCTTCCTGCTCGCCGGCACGCTGCTGCTGGAGCACGGCTGGCGCATGCCGAGCGCCGTCGAATGGGGCGCGATCGCCTACAACGCGGTGGTGGTCTTCGCCTTCTGCCACCTGGTCTGGTTCGGGCTGGCGCGCAGCCTGCCGCCGGTGGTGTCGAGCCTGTCGATCATGTTCATCCCGGTGGTCGGCGTGTTCTCGGGCATGTGGCTGCTGGGCGAGCAGCCGCACTGGCAGGACTACGCCGCCATCGTGCTGATGTTCATGGCCTTGTCCTCGGTGATGCTGGCGCCGCTGTTGTGGCGCCGGCTGCGCGGTGCCGTGGGCTGA
- the corA gene encoding magnesium/cobalt transporter CorA, which yields MINLFVLQKGRLAQEQVDERNELLQHKPIWIDVVNPDDEELNWIKEAYGVALPELEDLGDLEASARYFEGEDENIHIRTDFLLDEEEVSRNVRVAFVLTKDVLFSIHDEDLPVFRLVRLRARMRPGSVRNAKDVLMDLYATDAEYSADSIEEIYERLEEASRRVLAENVTDAAAADVLETIAREEDLNGRIRRNVMDTRRAVSFLMRSQLLSAEQQDEARQILRDIDSIENHTAFLFDKINFLMDATVGFININQNKIIKLFSVVSVALMPPTLIASIYGMNFKFMPELDWAGGYPWAIALMAVSAAIPLVYFRRKGWLS from the coding sequence ATGATCAACCTGTTCGTCCTGCAGAAAGGCCGGCTTGCCCAGGAGCAAGTCGACGAGCGCAATGAGCTGCTGCAGCACAAGCCGATCTGGATCGATGTCGTCAACCCTGACGACGAAGAGCTGAACTGGATCAAGGAAGCCTACGGCGTCGCCCTTCCCGAGCTGGAAGACCTGGGCGACCTGGAGGCGTCGGCGCGCTATTTCGAGGGCGAGGACGAGAATATCCATATCCGCACCGACTTCCTGCTCGACGAGGAAGAGGTATCGCGCAACGTGCGCGTGGCCTTCGTACTGACCAAGGACGTGCTGTTCTCCATCCACGACGAAGACCTGCCGGTGTTCCGGCTGGTGCGGCTGCGCGCACGCATGCGCCCCGGGTCGGTGCGCAACGCCAAGGACGTGCTGATGGACCTGTATGCGACCGATGCGGAATACTCGGCCGACTCGATCGAGGAAATCTACGAACGCCTGGAAGAAGCCAGCCGCCGCGTGCTGGCCGAGAACGTGACCGATGCCGCCGCGGCCGACGTGCTGGAAACCATCGCCCGCGAGGAAGACCTGAATGGCCGCATCCGCCGCAACGTGATGGACACGCGCCGCGCCGTGTCATTCCTGATGCGCAGCCAGCTGCTGTCGGCCGAGCAGCAGGACGAAGCCCGCCAGATCCTGCGCGATATCGACTCGATCGAGAACCACACCGCGTTCCTGTTCGACAAGATCAACTTCCTGATGGATGCGACCGTCGGTTTCATCAACATCAACCAGAACAAGATCATCAAGCTGTTCTCGGTGGTGTCGGTGGCATTGATGCCACCCACGCTGATCGCCAGCATCTACGGCATGAACTTCAAGTTCATGCCGGAACTGGACTGGGCGGGGGGCTATCCGTGGGCGATCGCGCTGATGGCGGTGTCGGCGGCGATTCCGCTGGTGTATTTCCGCCGCAAGGGCTGGCTGAGCTGA
- the mtgA gene encoding monofunctional biosynthetic peptidoglycan transglycosylase — protein sequence MRWLGFLLGCVVAGVLAMQLYFFVQIASWQYVNPSSTTFMRAERWRLCGINFWRCGLEREWMPYERISRNLKRAVIASEDAGFVNHPGYELDAMLDAWERNKKRGRIVRGASTITQQLAKNLFLSSEQHYLRKGQELAITWMLEFWLDKQRIYEIYLNSVEWGEGVFGAQAAAQHYFRTSADKLSVGQSARLAAALPAPKCFDKKEYCANVRVNFRAKAGIIARRMGAATLPD from the coding sequence CTGCGCTGGCTTGGCTTCCTGCTGGGCTGCGTGGTCGCGGGCGTGCTGGCGATGCAGTTGTATTTCTTCGTGCAGATTGCCAGCTGGCAGTACGTCAACCCGTCGAGCACGACCTTCATGCGCGCCGAGCGCTGGCGGCTGTGCGGCATCAACTTTTGGCGCTGCGGGCTGGAACGCGAGTGGATGCCGTATGAGCGGATCTCGCGCAACCTAAAGCGCGCGGTGATCGCCAGCGAGGATGCGGGCTTCGTCAACCATCCCGGCTACGAGCTCGACGCCATGCTCGACGCCTGGGAGCGCAACAAGAAGCGCGGCCGCATCGTGCGCGGCGCTTCGACCATCACGCAGCAACTGGCCAAGAACCTGTTCCTGTCGTCCGAGCAGCATTACCTGCGCAAGGGGCAGGAGCTGGCGATCACGTGGATGCTGGAGTTCTGGCTCGACAAGCAGCGCATCTACGAGATCTACCTGAACTCGGTGGAGTGGGGCGAGGGCGTGTTCGGCGCGCAGGCCGCGGCGCAGCACTACTTCCGTACCAGTGCCGACAAGCTCAGCGTCGGCCAGTCCGCGCGGCTGGCGGCGGCGCTGCCGGCGCCCAAGTGCTTCGACAAGAAAGAGTACTGCGCCAACGTGCGGGTGAATTTCCGCGCCAAGGCGGGGATCATCGCGCGCCGGATGGGCGCGGCGACGTTGCCGGACTGA